A section of the Rhodobacter sp. genome encodes:
- a CDS encoding alpha/beta hydrolase, which translates to MTLIPITATRTGLCLGTGTGVTPEGALARAMADLPPGAPVVIMVHGRGYRPGQPQVCPHSLIFAPRGGHGASRFVSWPRRLGFALPGPRRPLGLCLGLGWDSAGSVWRATRAADRTAPMLARLVQAIRRIDPGRRVDLIGHSLGARVILGAVPLLAAGMLGRVILLAGADFTGRAAAALTSPAGRAAEFVNITTRENDLYDFLFERALAPFAPRAALGRGLPGAANWLDIQIDHPATAAALKSLGLPLARPRARVCHWSVYLRPGTFRLYRALIHDRARLSLPVLRAALSQPPQPRWTRLMALRPA; encoded by the coding sequence ATGACGCTGATCCCCATCACCGCAACGCGCACCGGCCTGTGCCTGGGCACAGGCACCGGGGTCACGCCCGAGGGGGCGCTCGCCCGTGCCATGGCAGATCTGCCGCCCGGCGCGCCGGTGGTCATCATGGTGCACGGACGCGGCTATCGGCCCGGTCAGCCCCAGGTCTGCCCCCATTCCCTGATCTTCGCCCCGCGCGGCGGCCATGGCGCCAGCCGCTTCGTGTCCTGGCCGCGCCGGCTGGGCTTTGCCCTGCCCGGCCCGCGCCGGCCGCTGGGCCTGTGCCTGGGGCTGGGCTGGGATTCGGCGGGCAGCGTCTGGCGCGCGACCCGCGCCGCCGACCGCACCGCGCCGATGCTGGCGCGCCTGGTGCAGGCGATTCGCCGCATCGATCCGGGGCGTCGGGTGGACCTGATCGGCCATTCGCTGGGCGCGCGGGTGATCCTGGGCGCGGTGCCGCTGCTGGCGGCGGGGATGCTGGGTCGGGTGATCCTGCTGGCGGGCGCCGATTTCACCGGCCGCGCGGCGGCCGCGCTGACCAGTCCGGCCGGGCGCGCGGCCGAGTTCGTGAACATCACCACGCGCGAGAACGATCTCTACGACTTTCTGTTCGAACGCGCGCTGGCGCCCTTTGCGCCCCGCGCGGCCCTGGGGCGTGGGCTGCCGGGCGCGGCGAACTGGCTGGACATCCAGATCGACCACCCGGCCACCGCCGCCGCGCTGAAATCGCTGGGCCTGCCGCTGGCGCGGCCCCGGGCGCGGGTCTGCCACTGGTCCGTCTACCTCAGGCCCGGGACGTTCCGGCTGTATCGCGCGCTGATCCACGACCGCGCGCGGCTGAGCCTGCCGGTGCTGCGCGCCGCGCTGTCGCAGCCGCCGCAGCCGCGCTGGACGCGGCTGATGGCGCTGCGGCCGGCCTGA
- a CDS encoding DNA translocase FtsK 4TM domain-containing protein has translation MASYPSPQREPLIDSRLQEILSQRGKELIGLGLIGAGLVLALILGSYSPEDPSWMAATDAPVHNALGRLGAALAGPLYTITGRGAWGLVLALCIWGLRLVIHQGEQNILGRSLFVPVAVAMGSVWLASLVPGNNWVLDFGLGGMFGDTVLAAVLTALGMSSFVANLLTLLTFAATVGLYLYVLGSSIPEVLRISGFLLSGLILSYHGLLSLLGMTARGAGGLAVRSHDQWQHRRETRAQARAAAEQALAQHQPWTEPHWTESEPAPAAYGHPQAPRPAPRIYRPEPPMHHAAPPLSAPRAPAPRDWQPDPYADPYEDTAQPVPSAHHRTPAPASPPVAPHPVAPQSPQSWARPAEKQGLLGRVAALGRRQQDLDPQDWALPDGELIEPDLAPQARTAAAPPPDRVRSRIAELMTGRQKSKPVLRFNPEEYPNTPPSIVPGAHVEPPLTAAHRPAPAAPQPAPAQADPGSYSYSHAFGFQPTQTVYPGAMPASIDAPAAPPAPGRAPATPQPRVLTRARAEPVYQDDDDDFGGFDDDDDADDDRYDAPPPPPRAAEPRAGVLNRRVVQTPSRRPVPSRQAQAEAQPRLPLEPAAPAFELPPLSLLRDPKLEKRVEVPNEALEENARMLESVLEDYGVRGEILSVRPGPVVTMYELEPAPGLKASRVIGLADDIARSMSALSARVSTVPGRSVIGIELPNDYRQTVVLREILSARDFGDTTMRLPLALGKDIGGEAVVANLAKMPHLLIAGTTGSGKSVAINTMILSLLYKLTPEECRLIMIDPKMLELSVYDGIPHLLSPVVTDPKKAVVALKWVVGEMEERYRKMSKMGVRNIEGFNGRVREALAKGEMFKRTVQTGFDDETGDPVFETEEFAPELLPFIVVIVDEMADLMMVAGKEIEACIQRLAQMARASGIHLIMATQRPSVDVITGTIKANFPTRISFQVTSKIDSRTILGEQGAEQLLGMGDMLYMAGGAKITRVHGPFVSDSEVEEVVQHLKSFGSPDYVSGVLDGPESDREADIDAVLGLGDGSGGDDALYDQAVAIVARDRKCSTSYIQRKLGIGYNKAARLVEQMEDEGVVSPANHVGKREILVPEVQ, from the coding sequence ATGGCCAGCTATCCCAGCCCCCAACGCGAACCGCTGATCGACTCTCGCTTGCAAGAGATCCTCTCGCAGCGCGGCAAGGAACTGATCGGTCTGGGCCTGATCGGCGCGGGATTGGTTCTGGCGTTGATCCTGGGCTCGTATTCGCCCGAGGACCCCTCGTGGATGGCCGCGACCGACGCTCCGGTCCACAACGCGCTGGGCCGGCTGGGCGCCGCACTGGCCGGGCCGCTCTACACGATCACCGGCCGCGGGGCGTGGGGGCTGGTGCTGGCGCTGTGCATCTGGGGCCTGCGGCTGGTCATCCACCAGGGCGAACAGAACATCCTGGGCCGCAGCCTGTTCGTGCCCGTCGCGGTGGCGATGGGGTCGGTCTGGCTGGCCTCGCTGGTGCCGGGCAACAACTGGGTGCTGGATTTCGGCTTGGGCGGCATGTTCGGCGACACGGTTCTGGCGGCGGTTCTGACCGCGCTGGGCATGTCCAGCTTTGTCGCCAACCTGTTGACCTTGCTCACCTTTGCCGCGACCGTGGGTCTGTATCTCTACGTCCTGGGGTCCTCGATCCCCGAGGTGCTGCGCATTTCCGGCTTCCTGCTGTCGGGGCTGATCCTGTCCTATCACGGGCTTTTGTCGCTGCTGGGCATGACCGCGCGCGGGGCCGGGGGGCTGGCGGTGCGCAGCCACGACCAATGGCAACATCGACGCGAGACCCGCGCCCAGGCCCGGGCCGCGGCCGAACAGGCGCTGGCCCAGCATCAACCCTGGACCGAGCCGCACTGGACCGAGTCCGAGCCCGCGCCCGCAGCCTATGGCCATCCCCAGGCGCCGCGCCCGGCGCCGCGCATCTACCGGCCTGAACCGCCGATGCACCACGCCGCGCCGCCGCTGTCGGCCCCGCGCGCGCCCGCGCCGCGGGATTGGCAGCCCGACCCCTACGCCGATCCCTACGAGGACACGGCCCAACCCGTGCCGTCCGCGCACCACCGCACGCCGGCGCCCGCATCCCCGCCCGTCGCGCCGCACCCTGTCGCGCCGCAGTCCCCGCAATCCTGGGCCCGCCCGGCGGAAAAGCAGGGTCTGCTGGGCCGCGTCGCGGCGCTGGGCCGCCGTCAGCAAGATCTCGACCCGCAGGATTGGGCGCTGCCCGATGGCGAGTTGATCGAACCCGACCTTGCGCCGCAGGCCCGCACCGCCGCCGCACCGCCGCCGGACCGCGTGCGCTCGCGCATCGCCGAACTGATGACCGGGCGGCAGAAATCGAAACCCGTGCTGCGCTTCAACCCTGAGGAATACCCCAATACGCCGCCGTCGATTGTGCCCGGCGCGCATGTCGAGCCGCCCCTGACCGCCGCGCATCGCCCCGCCCCCGCTGCACCGCAGCCCGCCCCGGCGCAGGCCGACCCCGGCAGCTATTCCTACAGCCATGCCTTCGGGTTTCAGCCGACGCAGACGGTCTATCCGGGCGCCATGCCCGCCAGCATCGATGCGCCCGCCGCCCCCCCGGCGCCGGGCCGCGCCCCGGCCACGCCGCAACCGCGCGTGCTGACACGCGCGCGCGCCGAGCCGGTGTATCAGGACGATGACGACGATTTCGGCGGGTTCGACGACGATGACGACGCGGACGACGACCGCTATGACGCCCCGCCGCCGCCCCCGCGCGCCGCCGAGCCGCGTGCGGGCGTGCTGAACCGCCGCGTCGTTCAGACCCCCTCGCGCCGGCCCGTCCCCTCGCGTCAGGCGCAGGCCGAGGCCCAGCCGCGGCTGCCCCTCGAACCGGCGGCGCCGGCGTTCGAACTGCCGCCCCTCTCGCTGCTGCGCGACCCCAAGCTGGAAAAGCGTGTCGAGGTTCCGAACGAGGCGCTGGAAGAAAACGCCCGGATGTTGGAAAGCGTGCTGGAAGACTACGGTGTGCGCGGCGAGATCCTGTCGGTGCGTCCCGGCCCGGTGGTGACGATGTATGAACTGGAACCCGCGCCGGGCCTCAAGGCCAGCCGCGTGATCGGTCTGGCCGACGATATCGCGCGCTCGATGTCGGCCCTGTCGGCGCGCGTGTCCACGGTGCCCGGACGGTCGGTCATCGGCATCGAACTGCCCAACGACTACCGCCAGACCGTGGTCCTGCGCGAGATCCTGTCGGCGCGCGATTTCGGCGATACCACGATGCGCCTGCCGCTGGCGCTGGGCAAGGACATCGGCGGCGAGGCGGTGGTCGCGAACCTGGCCAAGATGCCCCACCTGCTGATCGCGGGCACCACGGGTTCGGGCAAGTCGGTGGCGATCAACACCATGATCCTGTCGCTGCTCTACAAGCTGACACCCGAGGAATGCCGCCTCATCATGATCGACCCCAAGATGCTGGAACTCAGCGTCTATGACGGCATCCCGCATCTGCTGTCGCCCGTCGTGACCGACCCGAAAAAGGCGGTCGTCGCCCTGAAATGGGTCGTCGGCGAGATGGAGGAACGCTATCGCAAGATGTCCAAGATGGGCGTGCGCAACATCGAGGGCTTCAACGGCCGCGTGCGCGAGGCCCTGGCCAAGGGCGAGATGTTCAAGCGCACCGTGCAGACCGGCTTTGACGACGAAACCGGCGATCCCGTGTTCGAGACCGAGGAATTCGCGCCCGAGTTGCTGCCGTTCATCGTGGTGATCGTGGACGAGATGGCCGACCTGATGATGGTCGCCGGGAAAGAGATCGAGGCCTGCATCCAGCGCCTGGCGCAGATGGCACGGGCCTCGGGGATCCACCTGATCATGGCGACGCAGCGCCCCTCGGTCGATGTCATCACCGGCACGATCAAGGCGAACTTCCCCACGCGGATCAGCTTTCAGGTCACGTCCAAGATCGACAGCCGCACCATCCTGGGCGAACAGGGCGCCGAGCAACTGCTGGGCATGGGCGACATGCTGTATATGGCGGGCGGGGCCAAGATCACCCGCGTGCACGGGCCCTTTGTGTCCGACAGCGAGGTCGAGGAGGTCGTGCAGCACCTGAAGAGCTTTGGCTCGCCGGACTATGTCTCAGGGGTGCTGGACGGGCCGGAAAGCGACCGCGAGGCGGATATCGACGCGGTGCTGGGGCTGGGCGACGGCAGCGGCGGCGACGACGCGCTCTATGACCAGGCGGTGGCGATCGTCGCACGGGATCGCAAATGCTCGACCAGCTACATCCAGCGCAAGCTGGGCATCGGCTACAACAAGGCCGCGCGCCTGGTCGAACAGATGGAGGACGAGGGCGTCGTCAGCCCCGCGAACCATGTCGGCAAGCGCGAGATCCTGGTCCCCGAGGTGCAGTGA
- a CDS encoding hexose kinase — MTALLTVTLNPALDIGASVARMQAGPKLRLDDPVAEPGGGGINVARAAVKLGGRARAIAALGGAAGQRIADLLADSGVELVAVPVPGETRQNLAVLDRADGQQYRLQFPGPVWTEVLAASMLDRLVAEVRSLDPGAIVILSGSQPPGLSPAFPQDAARRLGPGARLVVDTSGPALARLIEAPQPGARPHVLRLDQAESESAAGHPLPGVRESLDFAQVLVARGVADCVVLARGAEGSVLATAIDRLHAAPPRVSVESRIGAGDSFTAGFSLTLAAGGDWGAAMIAGTAAAAAAVMTPGTELCRGEDARALAARCTLSVA; from the coding sequence ATGACCGCGCTGCTGACCGTGACCTTGAATCCCGCGCTGGATATCGGGGCCTCGGTCGCGCGGATGCAGGCCGGACCAAAGCTGCGGCTGGACGATCCGGTGGCCGAACCGGGCGGCGGGGGTATCAACGTGGCCCGCGCGGCGGTCAAGCTGGGTGGCCGGGCCCGCGCCATCGCGGCGCTGGGCGGGGCGGCCGGGCAACGCATCGCGGATTTGCTGGCCGACAGCGGCGTCGAACTGGTCGCGGTTCCCGTGCCCGGCGAAACGCGCCAGAACCTCGCCGTGCTGGACCGCGCGGACGGTCAGCAGTATCGCCTGCAATTTCCGGGCCCTGTCTGGACCGAGGTTCTGGCCGCGTCGATGCTGGACCGCCTCGTGGCCGAGGTCCGATCGCTGGACCCCGGCGCCATCGTCATTTTGAGCGGCAGCCAGCCGCCGGGCCTGTCGCCCGCGTTTCCGCAGGATGCGGCGCGCCGGCTCGGGCCAGGGGCGCGGCTGGTCGTCGATACCTCGGGCCCGGCGCTGGCGCGGCTGATCGAAGCGCCGCAGCCCGGCGCGCGACCGCATGTGCTGCGCCTCGATCAGGCCGAATCCGAATCCGCCGCCGGCCACCCCTTGCCCGGGGTGCGCGAAAGTCTGGATTTCGCGCAGGTGCTGGTGGCGCGCGGGGTGGCGGATTGCGTCGTGCTGGCGCGCGGGGCCGAGGGGTCGGTCCTGGCCACCGCCATCGACCGCCTGCACGCCGCCCCGCCCCGCGTGTCCGTCGAATCGCGCATCGGTGCGGGCGACAGCTTCACCGCCGGCTTTTCCCTGACGCTGGCTGCGGGCGGCGACTGGGGCGCTGCGATGATTGCCGGCACTGCGGCGGCGGCGGCGGCGGTGATGACCCCCGGCACCGAACTGTGCCGCGGCGAGGATGCCCGCGCCCTGGCCGCGCGCTGCACCCTGAGCGTGGCTTGA
- the metZ gene encoding O-succinylhomoserine sulfhydrylase, which translates to MAEYPGNLWKGRTIAVHGGARRSQYGEMAEAIYLTQGFAYPDAESAEARFLKSGPDEFIYARYGNPTVAAFEDRIAAIEGTEAAFATASGMAAVSGALTALCRAGDRIVASRALFGSCLYVLEDVLARFGVEVVFVDGTDLAQWRAALADGAKLVFLESVSNPTLEVIDLQAVCELAHAAGAVVIVDNAFATPVFSQAVAQGADIVVYSATKHIDGQGRCLGGVICGKRDVVRGPIEAYMKHTGGAMSPFNAWVLLNGLTTLDLRVRAQAATAQRLAGALEGHPAVARVLFPGLPSHPQHDLARRVMAGPGTVVTFDLAGGKAAAFRFMNALKVVLISNNLGDARSIATHPATTTHQRLPADQKALLGITPGLIRLSVGLEDADDLLADLTGALNAI; encoded by the coding sequence ATGGCCGAGTATCCCGGGAACCTTTGGAAGGGTCGCACGATCGCCGTGCATGGTGGCGCGCGGCGCAGCCAGTATGGCGAGATGGCCGAGGCCATCTATTTGACCCAGGGCTTTGCCTATCCTGACGCGGAAAGCGCCGAGGCGCGGTTCCTGAAATCGGGGCCCGACGAATTCATCTATGCCCGCTACGGCAATCCGACCGTCGCCGCCTTTGAAGACCGCATCGCCGCCATCGAGGGGACCGAGGCCGCCTTTGCCACGGCCTCGGGGATGGCGGCCGTTTCGGGCGCGTTGACGGCGCTGTGCCGGGCCGGCGACCGTATCGTCGCCAGCCGGGCGCTGTTCGGCTCGTGCCTCTATGTGCTCGAGGATGTGCTGGCCCGATTCGGGGTCGAGGTCGTCTTTGTCGATGGCACCGATCTGGCCCAGTGGCGCGCGGCCCTGGCGGATGGCGCCAAGCTGGTGTTCCTGGAAAGCGTGTCGAACCCCACGCTCGAGGTGATTGACCTTCAGGCCGTCTGCGAACTGGCCCATGCCGCCGGTGCGGTGGTGATCGTGGACAACGCCTTTGCCACGCCGGTCTTTTCGCAGGCGGTGGCGCAAGGCGCCGACATCGTCGTCTATTCCGCAACCAAGCATATCGACGGGCAGGGCCGCTGCCTGGGCGGCGTGATCTGCGGCAAGCGCGACGTGGTGCGCGGCCCGATCGAGGCCTACATGAAACACACCGGCGGGGCGATGAGTCCGTTCAACGCCTGGGTGCTGCTGAACGGGTTGACCACGCTGGACCTGCGCGTCCGGGCGCAGGCTGCGACCGCCCAGCGCCTGGCCGGGGCGCTCGAGGGGCATCCCGCCGTCGCGCGGGTTCTGTTCCCGGGCCTGCCCAGCCACCCGCAGCACGATCTGGCGCGCCGGGTCATGGCCGGGCCCGGCACCGTCGTGACCTTTGATCTGGCCGGTGGCAAGGCCGCGGCCTTTCGTTTCATGAACGCGCTCAAGGTGGTGCTGATCTCGAACAACCTGGGCGACGCGCGTTCGATCGCGACGCATCCGGCGACGACGACGCACCAGCGCCTGCCCGCCGACCAGAAGGCGCTGCTGGGTATCACCCCGGGCCTGATTCGCCTGTCGGTCGGGCTGGAGGACGCCGACGACCTGCTGGCGGATCTGACGGGGGCGCTGAATGCGATCTGA
- a CDS encoding DUF1203 domain-containing protein: MRPIFLPLPDATAAHYRSGGPDAYGLRPERRVADGGAIPCRHSLRLLPAGTPYLIVAHRPFAGLNPYAETGPIFLAAEDTPGAAPTTELPPFLTAAAYIVRGYSLDERIVYGTGAVTPTDRIVAACANLLACDAIAFVHVRSATNNCFHVRVQRDHPAEGFALGREASSLQPSGDPVGGAAPHTPRDISGTKIG, translated from the coding sequence ATGCGTCCGATCTTCCTGCCCCTGCCCGATGCCACCGCCGCCCATTACCGCTCTGGCGGTCCCGATGCCTATGGCCTGCGCCCCGAACGCCGCGTGGCGGATGGCGGCGCCATACCCTGCCGCCACAGCCTGCGCCTGCTGCCGGCCGGCACGCCCTACCTGATCGTTGCCCACCGCCCTTTTGCCGGGCTGAATCCCTATGCCGAAACCGGGCCGATCTTCCTGGCGGCCGAGGATACCCCGGGCGCCGCGCCCACCACCGAACTGCCGCCGTTTCTGACGGCGGCCGCGTATATCGTGCGCGGCTATTCGCTCGACGAGCGTATCGTCTACGGGACCGGCGCGGTCACGCCGACCGACAGGATCGTCGCGGCCTGCGCCAATCTTCTTGCGTGCGACGCGATCGCTTTCGTGCATGTCCGCTCGGCTACGAACAACTGCTTTCACGTTCGCGTCCAGCGCGACCACCCGGCGGAGGGTTTCGCCCTCGGCCGGGAGGCTTCCAGCCTCCAGCCCTCGGGCGACCCGGTGGGGGGCGCTGCCCCCCACACCCCCCGGGATATTTCGGGCACAAAGATCGGGTAA
- a CDS encoding TrkH family potassium uptake protein, which produces MIDVRPVANIIGWLLVALGTIMLVPLCVDLWTDSQDWRVFLVSSILTVVAGGLLVLATANARGTGLTIRQSFLLTTVSWMVMPLFGGIPFLLALDHLSFVDAMFEAMSGITTTGATVFSGLDSMPPGVLLWRSTLQWLGGLGIVLVALIFLPVMKVGGMQHFRSEGFDTMGKVLPRAADISWMLLQIYAGLTILCAAAFLVSGMNAFDAINHALTTLSTGGFSTRDASFGAYGPGAHWVGVIFMWLAGLPFIRYLQFINGAWQPLFRDIQIRAYFRWTLYAVGAVVGYRLLHETGDVEEIVRDTAFNVVSMFSGTGYGSADVEAWGDFPILVLIVTGFIGACTASTGCSIKVFRYLVLFEAIKAQIRQLVYPNRVIPLHLDGRRLDDEVVVSVVVMFTAFVVGFGVLTVLMSLTGLDMRSAFTGAWTAICNVGPAWGAEVGETGALDAFPELSKWLMILAMLMGRLEMVAVLVLVLPRFWRG; this is translated from the coding sequence ATGATCGACGTCCGACCTGTCGCGAATATCATTGGCTGGCTGCTCGTGGCGCTGGGCACGATCATGCTTGTGCCACTGTGCGTGGACTTGTGGACCGACTCGCAGGATTGGCGGGTGTTCCTGGTTTCGTCGATCCTGACGGTGGTTGCGGGCGGGCTGCTGGTGCTGGCGACCGCCAACGCGCGCGGCACCGGGCTGACGATCCGCCAGAGCTTTCTTTTGACCACCGTGTCGTGGATGGTGATGCCGCTGTTCGGCGGCATTCCCTTTCTTCTGGCGCTGGACCACCTCAGCTTCGTCGATGCGATGTTCGAGGCCATGTCGGGCATCACCACCACCGGCGCGACGGTGTTTTCCGGGCTGGACTCGATGCCCCCGGGGGTCCTGCTGTGGCGTTCGACCCTGCAATGGCTGGGCGGTCTGGGGATCGTGCTGGTCGCACTGATCTTCCTGCCGGTGATGAAGGTCGGCGGGATGCAGCACTTCCGCTCGGAAGGGTTCGACACGATGGGCAAGGTGCTGCCGCGCGCGGCCGACATCTCGTGGATGCTGTTGCAGATCTATGCCGGGCTGACGATCCTGTGCGCGGCGGCGTTCCTGGTGTCGGGGATGAACGCCTTCGATGCGATCAACCACGCGCTGACGACGCTTTCGACCGGCGGGTTCTCGACTCGCGATGCGTCGTTCGGGGCCTATGGCCCCGGGGCCCATTGGGTGGGCGTGATCTTCATGTGGCTGGCCGGGCTGCCGTTCATCCGCTACCTGCAATTCATCAACGGCGCCTGGCAGCCGCTGTTCCGCGACATCCAGATTCGCGCCTATTTCCGCTGGACGCTTTACGCGGTCGGTGCGGTGGTGGGGTACCGGCTGCTGCACGAAACCGGCGATGTCGAGGAGATCGTGCGCGACACGGCCTTCAACGTGGTGTCGATGTTCTCGGGCACGGGATACGGTTCCGCCGACGTCGAGGCCTGGGGCGATTTCCCGATCCTGGTGCTGATCGTGACCGGCTTCATCGGCGCCTGCACCGCCTCGACGGGGTGCTCGATCAAGGTGTTCCGCTACCTGGTGCTGTTCGAGGCGATCAAGGCGCAGATCCGGCAACTGGTCTATCCCAACCGGGTGATCCCGCTGCATCTGGACGGCCGTCGGCTGGACGACGAGGTGGTGGTTTCGGTGGTGGTCATGTTCACGGCCTTTGTCGTGGGCTTCGGCGTGCTCACGGTCCTGATGTCGCTGACCGGGCTGGACATGCGGTCGGCCTTTACCGGCGCCTGGACGGCGATCTGCAACGTTGGCCCGGCCTGGGGCGCCGAGGTGGGCGAGACCGGCGCCCTCGATGCCTTTCCAGAGCTGTCGAAATGGCTGATGATCCTGGCCATGCTGATGGGGCGGCTGGAGATGGTCGCCGTGCTGGTGCTGGTGCTGCCGCGCTTCTGGCGGGGGTGA
- a CDS encoding GTP cyclohydrolase I FolE2 — protein MNMQRTVTGQDPDRTQAEAALDTLRAWAARASEAEIAALDPAVARLLPGVPDPAYPVLKRDYPADFVPDAAYKRSMPDLQNGPSSLIRGAHAPIQHVGISNFRLPVRFRTRADDPGEVTLHASVTGTVSLDADKKGINMSRIMRSFYRHAEKRFSTAVVEAALDDYKADLGSFDARIQMRFQFPLQVDSLRSGLSGWQYYDIAIELVEHDGVRRQFIHLDFVYSSTCPCSLELSEHARAGRGQLATPHSQRSVARLSVEALPGAVLWFEDLIDMCRAAVPTETQVMVKREDEQAFAELNAANPIFVEDAARLFCQVLQDDPRVGDFRIVASHQESLHSHDAVSVLTQGPTFAADSLDPRLFATLIHVG, from the coding sequence ATGAACATGCAACGGACCGTCACGGGCCAGGACCCCGATCGCACCCAGGCCGAGGCGGCGCTGGACACGCTGCGCGCCTGGGCCGCGCGCGCCAGCGAGGCCGAGATCGCCGCGTTGGATCCCGCCGTGGCCCGGCTGCTTCCCGGCGTGCCCGATCCCGCCTATCCCGTGCTCAAGCGCGACTATCCCGCCGATTTCGTGCCGGACGCGGCCTACAAGCGGTCCATGCCCGACCTTCAGAACGGGCCCTCCAGTCTGATCCGGGGCGCGCACGCGCCGATCCAGCACGTCGGGATCTCGAATTTCCGCCTGCCGGTCCGGTTTCGCACCCGCGCCGACGATCCGGGTGAGGTGACACTGCACGCCTCGGTCACCGGCACCGTCAGCCTGGATGCCGACAAGAAGGGCATCAACATGTCGCGCATCATGCGCAGCTTCTACCGCCACGCTGAAAAGCGGTTCAGCACGGCGGTGGTCGAGGCCGCGCTTGACGATTACAAGGCCGATCTCGGCAGTTTCGATGCCCGCATCCAGATGCGGTTCCAGTTCCCGTTGCAGGTGGACAGCCTGCGCTCGGGGCTGAGCGGCTGGCAGTATTACGATATCGCCATCGAGCTGGTCGAACACGACGGCGTGCGCCGCCAGTTCATTCACCTCGATTTCGTCTATTCCTCGACCTGCCCCTGTTCGCTCGAGCTCAGCGAACACGCGCGCGCCGGGCGCGGGCAACTGGCGACACCGCATTCGCAGCGGTCGGTCGCGCGTCTGTCGGTCGAGGCCCTGCCGGGCGCGGTTCTGTGGTTCGAGGACCTGATCGACATGTGCCGCGCCGCCGTGCCGACCGAAACCCAGGTCATGGTCAAGCGCGAGGACGAGCAGGCCTTTGCCGAACTCAACGCCGCCAACCCGATCTTTGTCGAAGACGCGGCGCGGCTGTTCTGCCAGGTGCTGCAAGATGACCCGCGCGTGGGCGATTTCCGCATTGTCGCCAGCCATCAGGAAAGCCTGCACAGCCATGACGCGGTGAGCGTGCTGACCCAGGGGCCGACCTTTGCCGCCGACAGTCTGGACCCGCGCCTGTTCGCGACGCTGATTCACGTCGGCTGA